TGTGCTCAAGGATGGTTGGATTGCAGCAATGACGTCTGGCAGACTATGGAACCTCAGAAATAACAGGTCTTAAAGCTTCATGCCTAAAAAAGCAATATAGCCAGTAATGCTAATCTCAGGTTTCATCACATACATCCAGGAAATCTTCAACCTAGTTTTTCTTCCCATAGTGCCCCCCTATAATCTGGAATAAGGGATTGGTTATAATTTCATTTGGTTTGTTATTAACAAGAACTTAacaaaatctgcaaatttcttcataaacatgacagaaagaacttgaattttaaaaaatgtgtgcgggagaaaacaaaactgatagATGTGTCCATCCCTATCTAGAATACCAGTCACTCATGCATTGGTAATCTCTTACTTGGAGTAACTTGCAACATGCTTATAGCCCTTGAGAATTATTTGGAAGTTCTAGCTGGCACAGTATTCTGTGGCCCATCTATGGGTGAGGAATATAGTATACAAACTTGGGCTCCTCTGCATTAGCTTCCAATTAGCTGCCAGACCCAATTCAATAGGCCATTTATTTCCTTTAATTCTATAAATGTCCTGCATCCGATGCCTTTTAAGAACGTCTTCATTGTATGTGGGTTCCAATCCCCCTCAAATCTGAAGGTGGAAGTGTTCTGGGTCTTTTATGGTGGTTACATCACTTGGGGCATAAGAAAGGACCTTTTCACGTAGTGACACCTATCCTCTGGAACTCCTTGGGCAGGgagaaagattaaaatatttcacCTTCAGTAGCTAGGATATTCTGAAGGTTAAAGGTTTTTAACTGATGGAGTAGAAATTGTATTGAAACTGTAGTTTATTGAAATTATAAAGCTTTTATTGAAACAATTTTATAGCATTTTCGAGCTTATTATGTGTAGGTCTTCCAGCCGAAGCTCACACAGGAGGATTCTACAAAGACGCAATCAATCCTCCCTGTTGACTTATCTGACTCTGTTATGAGGAAGGAACAGCTACTAGACAGTAGTCATCTAAACAGCCTTATGAGTGTGGACTTTGGCAAATTAAGAAAGGAGGATTTTTTGGCCTCTTCTACTACTCCACCTGTGTAGGTCTTAACTGAAACTTGaactttattttgtttgtttttgattgaTTGTAAGCTTCTTTATACATTTTTAGTGGAAAAGTGACTAATTTATAGGTATTCTATTGTCAATATAAATCAAGGACACAATTAAGAGAAGCTAACGTGTTTTTAAGGGCCATTGAAATTGACAGAATTTCTTTGGATTGTGCCTCCAATCGGGTGCTTAAACTTACCTGTTCAGTGGATGTGATATATTTTCCTCCTATATCAACAGCAAGATGTTGAAGATAAGCAGTGACATCATAATAAAGAACAAAAGCAAAATTCTTCACTAGAATATTATGATGTATTTCCTGTGCCTCATCTTATGAGCCTGACCTAAGTTGATTTTTTCTTCTTGACTTCACCAtgagttatttacatttaaatatcTCCTAGAAAGCTAAAATACAGTCATTCCTGAAAAAGAGCACTATCAGTCTGAGAAAGGAAGAAGATGAAAGATCAGGAAAAATGTCTTCACGCTAGTTACCTGACTTGCATGCATTTATTTCAGACTGAAAACAAAGGAAGATGGGTTCCCGTATTTTACGacagttggccatgctggcacgCTATTATGCACCACTTTTTGGAGGCCGCAACCTTATCATTACCAATACAGTGAGCAGTGGTTTTCTACTGGGAGCTGCAGATGTCATTCAACAGTCTTTGGAGAGAAGGCAAAAGCCCACACAAAAGTGGGATGGTGGCCGTACAGCTCACATGTTTATTACAGGATGTAGCATGGGACCACTCCTACATTATTGGTACTTTTGGATAGACAAAATAACCCCAAGAAAAGGCATTCAACATGTTAAAATTGTCATCATAAAGGTAACGATCGATCAGTTCTTTGCTCCGGCATTTGGAGTCTGGTATTTCACAATAATGGGGCTGCTTCAAGGCCATAGTTTGGCAGATGCATTGAACGAATTTAGGAAGAAGTTCTGGGACTATTACTTGGCAGAACTCACCTTGTGGCCGGCAGCTCAGATGATCAATTTTCTATTTCTCCCTTCTCACTATCGAGTGATGTTTGTGAATGTAGTAACATTGGGATGGAATGTATACCTTTCATATCTTAAGCACAGAAGCTAAGGATGCTAAGGACTGCAAAGACTCTGAAGCGGGACATGAAGCATGAACCATGAACCAACTTCTTTGAACTGATTGTTTTGACTAAAAATACATGTGGATTTGATGCCCTGTAATTGGAATGCTATTCTTTAAATCCTCTTTACAAGGACATTTTAAGCTAGGTAAAATCACGTTTCACTATCCTTGTTTCTCCAGTTTACACTTtcattttttcattattattattattttaaaatgtcattgatGCATACAAGAATATATTAAGAATTcaatccaatgcagagcaggacgCTCCCTTGCATTTATTTAATTCAAGCATTTATATACTGTACCATTTTTCATGTATAAACAACTTCACAAA
This sequence is a window from Elgaria multicarinata webbii isolate HBS135686 ecotype San Diego chromosome 4, rElgMul1.1.pri, whole genome shotgun sequence. Protein-coding genes within it:
- the LOC134398484 gene encoding mpv17-like protein 2, which produces MGSRILRQLAMLARYYAPLFGGRNLIITNTVSSGFLLGAADVIQQSLERRQKPTQKWDGGRTAHMFITGCSMGPLLHYWYFWIDKITPRKGIQHVKIVIIKVTIDQFFAPAFGVWYFTIMGLLQGHSLADALNEFRKKFWDYYLAELTLWPAAQMINFLFLPSHYRVMFVNVVTLGWNVYLSYLKHRS